From one Oncorhynchus clarkii lewisi isolate Uvic-CL-2024 chromosome 6, UVic_Ocla_1.0, whole genome shotgun sequence genomic stretch:
- the LOC139410691 gene encoding trichoplein keratin filament-binding protein, with amino-acid sequence MALPTLSAHWPSRVRSLERQMVRHCRQREQEACWRQQWEMNSKYYRQQNVVSSKQAHWSSRQSYQESMSAYHKERLKEEKVVSLEKRRERLRTLLQKERDQLEAELRDVVPDRSTLTRQLVDKIEDLRSGREERRKKLAEELLREHWKKNNPELQKVESTLHKDHVVSQWQTQTLVKKQHEEAAQEEKRRFENEYETSRREALQRMKQAEERRRGEDRERAKELRKQMEELKLREEEARCLKKEQEALLSQRWEVEKLEEERRKVEECHKKSEMGRFLTRQYRAQLKRRAQQVQEELEADRKILAALLEGEQEDQRLESVRRERAVADAAWMKHVIEEQLQLEREREAEFDVLYREEAQRVWEKREAEWEKERRARERLMQEVLAGRQQQLDVKMRKNRQAQEESLRRREELIEELELERQTRRQEREEDEGHRTARMQEINAQVEQRRREQWEEQRQREQMEEVEREALRLQEEELRLETHRMAQQGYQDKIRSRPRSAWT; translated from the exons ATGGCTCTACCAACCCTCTCTGCCCACTGGCCTAGTCGAGTTCGTTCTCTGGAAAGACAAATGGTGCGGCACTGCCGGCAGCGGGAACAGGAGGCATGTTGGCGGCAGCAATGGGAGATGAACTCGAAGTACTACAGACAACAGAACGTTGTAAGCAGTAAGCAGGCACACTGGAGTTCTCGTCAATCATACCAGGAGAG TATGTCAGCATACCAcaaagagagactgaaagaggagAAGGTGGTGAGTCTGGAGAAGCGCAGGGAGCGTCTCAGGACCCTGCTCCAGAAGGAGCGGGACCAGCTTGAGGCTGAGTTACGGGATGTTGTCCCTGACAGGAGCACACTGACTAGGCAACTGGTGGACAAGATCGAAGACCTCCGCTCAGGCCGAGAGGAACGAAGGAAGAAG CTAGCAGAAGAGCTGTTGAGGGAGCACTGGAAGAAAAACAACCCTGAGTTGCAGAAG GTCGAGTCAACTTTACATAAAGATCATGTGGTGAGCCAATGGCAGACACAGACCTTGGTGAAAAAACAG CATGAGGAGGCAGCCCAGGAGGAGAAGAGGCGCTTTGAGAACGAATACGAGACGAGTCGACGGGAGGCGCTGCAGAGGATGAAGcaggcagaggagagaagaagaggagaggacagggagagagccaAGGAGCTCCGCAAACAGATGGAAGAGCTCAAGCTCCGGGAGGAAGAG GCCAGGTGTCTGAAGAAGGAGCAGGAGGCCCTGCTGTCCCAGCGCTGGGAGGTGGagaagctggaggaggagagaaggaaggtggaggagtgccaCAAGAAATCTGAAATGGG GCGATTCTTGACCCGCCAGTACCGCGCCCAACTGAAGAGGAGAGCCCAGCAGGTGCAGGAGGAGCTG GAAGCGGACCGCAAGATTCTGGCAGCCCTGCtggagggggagcaggaggacCAGCGTCTGGAAAGCGTTCGGCGGGAGAGGGCAGTGGCGGATGCCGCCTGGATGAAGCACGTCATTGAAGAGCAGCTCcagctggagagggagagggaggcagagtttGATGTCCTGTACCG GGAGGAGGCCCAGCGTGTTTGGGAGAAGCGGGAGGCagagtgggagaaggagaggagagccagGGAGAGGCTTATGCAGGAG GTTCTGGCAGGCAGACAGCAGCAGCTGGATGTCAAGATGCGGAAGAACCGTCAGGCTCAGGAGGAGTCTCTGAGGAGGCGCGAGGAGCTGATCGAAGAGCTAGAGCTGGAGCGGCAGACCAGACGccaagagagggaggaggacgagGGTCACAGGACGGCTCGGATGCAGGAGATCAATGCACAG GTAGAGCAGCGGCGTCGGGAGCAGTGGGAAGAGCAGCGACAGAGGGAGcagatggaggaggtggagagggaggccCTGAGGCTGCAGGAGGAGGAGCTGAGGCTGGAGACTCATAGAATGGCCCAGCAGGGCTACCAGGACAAG ATTCGTAGCAGACCCCGATCAGCCTGGACATGA